A genomic segment from Tistrella bauzanensis encodes:
- a CDS encoding VOC family protein translates to MDTTRLYRGRLIDHIQLVVRDLEASQDFYTAVLAVLEIAVIGTTDGYFWADELVVSSAESPAARGALTGRHHLAFQARDRATVDAFHRAALAHGGRDNGAPGERSYYPGYYAAFVLDPDGNNIEAVYHGAARRDVPSVVIEF, encoded by the coding sequence ATGGACACCACCCGACTGTATCGTGGCCGGCTGATCGACCACATCCAGCTCGTCGTGCGCGATCTGGAGGCTAGCCAGGACTTCTATACGGCGGTGTTGGCCGTGTTGGAGATCGCCGTCATCGGCACGACCGACGGCTATTTCTGGGCGGATGAACTCGTCGTGTCCTCGGCGGAAAGCCCGGCGGCACGAGGTGCCCTGACAGGACGCCATCACCTCGCCTTTCAAGCCAGGGATCGCGCGACAGTGGACGCCTTCCATCGCGCGGCGCTGGCCCATGGCGGGCGAGATAACGGCGCACCAGGAGAGCGGAGTTATTACCCCGGATACTATGCCGCTTTCGTGCTCGACCCCGACGGCAATAACATCGAGGCTGTGTACCATGGCGCGGCGCGGCGCGATGTGCCGTCAGTGGTGATTGAATTCTAA
- a CDS encoding AraC family transcriptional regulator — MAEILVEHGIDPLPLATEAGLTPDVLHDPWSTLNGYQELAFQRLFWRATQQIPGIGFLTGLRYSLIAYGPLGLAVLVSRDVTEGLCTFAAMQGLGYALFEYDILMKDDIAVTFLANDDYVPAGLMEFLHERLLGSALTFFRDMRQANLPVRLIESRLDRPRGWMGLEDRWQAEIVYRAPRSCFHFADGVGALPLPLANPSLAENYRRLCQNMLDTSPAHAGIVKSVYQLLMQSRGAFPNASEAAQALNVSERSLHRKLAETGTSYRQALDNVRLRRARELLDSSDLPMSDISDRLGFAEMASFSRFFRRVAGVPPSTYRKSGLRIVAASS; from the coding sequence ATGGCCGAAATTCTGGTCGAACATGGCATTGATCCCTTGCCGCTGGCGACTGAGGCAGGCCTGACCCCTGATGTCCTGCATGACCCCTGGAGCACGCTCAACGGCTATCAGGAGCTGGCGTTTCAGCGGCTGTTCTGGCGCGCGACGCAGCAGATTCCGGGCATCGGCTTCCTGACCGGGCTGCGCTACAGCCTGATCGCCTATGGCCCGCTCGGGCTGGCCGTGCTGGTCTCACGCGATGTCACCGAGGGCTTGTGCACCTTCGCCGCGATGCAGGGGCTGGGATATGCGCTGTTCGAATACGACATCCTGATGAAGGACGACATCGCCGTCACCTTCTTGGCCAATGACGACTACGTGCCTGCCGGGCTGATGGAATTCCTGCACGAGCGCCTGCTCGGTTCGGCGCTGACCTTCTTTCGCGACATGCGGCAGGCAAATCTACCGGTTCGCCTGATTGAAAGCCGGCTCGACCGGCCCAGGGGCTGGATGGGCCTGGAAGACCGCTGGCAGGCCGAGATCGTCTACCGGGCGCCGCGGAGCTGTTTCCATTTTGCCGACGGCGTCGGTGCCCTGCCGCTGCCACTGGCGAACCCGTCGCTGGCGGAGAACTATCGCCGGCTCTGCCAGAACATGCTCGACACCAGCCCGGCGCATGCCGGCATCGTGAAATCGGTCTATCAGTTGCTGATGCAGTCGCGCGGGGCCTTTCCGAACGCATCGGAAGCAGCACAGGCGCTGAACGTCTCGGAACGTTCGCTGCACCGCAAACTGGCCGAGACCGGCACCAGCTATCGTCAGGCGCTCGACAATGTCCGGCTGCGCCGCGCGCGCGAACTGCTCGACAGCTCGGATCTGCCGATGTCGGACATCAGCGACCGCTTGGGCTTCGCCGAAATGGCCAGCTTCTCAAGGTTCTTCCGCCGGGTCGCAGGCGTGCCGCCCTCGACCTATCGCAAGAGCGGTCTCCGCATCGTCGCCGCGTCGAGTTAG